One Gemmatimonadota bacterium genomic window, GGTCCATCCCTCCGGAAGTAGATTCTCGAAGAAGGCGGGCATAGCGGGTCCTTCGTAGGAAGCGATCCCCTCCGGGTGAATCGGCAACTGTCCGGAAAGAGGGATCGTCCAGTCTCGGTCGTAGACGAATCGAAACTCCCCGTTCCCGCGTGTAGCGAGCATTCCCACGGGCCAGCCATAGAAGAAGAGCGCGAACTCGCGGTCGGGGGAGCGCCAGCTGTTGCGATCAGCCTTCCGAGCCTTCGGGGTTCTGCATCCGGAAGACCGGGACCGCCAGCGAGGCGCCGGCCAGGGGGCCGACGATGTAGAACCACAGGTTACCCATCGAACCGTCCCCGGCGAGCAAGTCTACGATGATCGGTCCGATGCCGACCGCCGGGTTGAACGCGCCACCCGAGACCGGTCCGACCGCGTAGACGCCCGCGAGCACCGTGAAGCCGATGGCAAGACCGTAGTAAGAATTCCCCTCCGTCGCTTTGGCTGTCGCCACGTTCAAGATCACGAGCACCAGCGCGAACGTGACCAGGACTTCGGCCATCAAGACGGAAAGCGTGCCGTAATCGGTGCCGGGTGCCGGCGCGAAGGTCGACCCCGTGATCACAAGAACGGCTCCCCCGGCAAGCCAGGAGCCGAGGATCTGCGCGGCGATATAGGGCACGAGCTCGGACCCCTCGAGCTTTCCCCTCAGGAAGATCGCCACGCTCACCGCCGGGTTGTAATGCGCTCCGGAGACGTGACCACCCATGTAGACCATCACCATGAGCGTGCAGCCGATCGCGATGGGAGCCGCCGCCAATCCCGCCACGGCGGTCATCCCGATCGTGAAGACGAGAAAGAACGTACCGATCAGTTCAGTCAGATAGCGGGCCATGGGTCCGTGGGGTCGGGGATACGTTACGCAGCATAGTATGCCGGCATCTGAGATTGCGGGAGCGTGGTCCTCGAAGTCGTGCGCGTCAGGCAACCTCCGCGCGGAGGCAACCGCTGGGGTCCCCTCCTGCATCTACACCCGTAGTTTCTGTCACCGCCCCTCGATCGGAGCGATACACTCGATGGTACAGTCTCAGTCAGCCCCACGCATGCTCTCAGTCCTCCTAACCGCCGTTGTCCTGCTCGCGCCTCTGCCCGTGCGGGCTCAGCTGTCTCTCGGCTCGCCCACCGCGGTGTTTCCCGAGGATTTCGGGTCGATCCAAACCATCAGGGAGCTTCCGGACGGGCGTGTGCTCGTAGCCGATCCTCTGAGCAACGCGCTGTATGCGGTCGACATGAACGCGGGCACACGGGTCGTGATCGGGCGGGAGGGGGAGGGCCCCGAAGAGTACCTACAGCCCGACGCGGTGTGGCCGCTGCCCGGCGGCTCGACTCTGCTGGTCGATCTGGGCAACGGGCGACTCACCACACTGGATGCGGATCTCGAGTTCGTCGACACGAGGCCGATCGCGACGGGGGACCCCCGCCCCGGTAGTGACAGTCCGCTGGTGCTCGCGATGCCACGCGGCGTGGACGGGGAAGGGAATATCTATGCGGAGGCAGTTGGAATGGGTTTCAGTGGACCGACTCCCGACTCCGCGGCCATTCTTCGCATCTCCAGCACGGGGCAAGGCGTCGACACCGTCGCGATGGTGAAACGCCAGGAACGGAGGCGGACCGAGTCCGGTGGCGCGAACAACCGCAGCGTCTCTATCAGCCCGATCCCGCTCTCGCCTCAGGACGCGTGGGGCGTCGCGGCCGACGGCTCGGTCGTGGTGGCGCGCACGCTCGACTACCACATCGATTGGGTGAGCGCGGATGGCACAGTGGTTCGTGGCGCCCCGCAGCCGTTCGATCCCGTGCGGATCGGCACAGCCGAAAAGGAGGAGTACGTCGCGGCGCAGAGCCGGAGTGGTGGTGGCGTTGGAATGCAGGTCATGATCAATAACGGCGTCATGCAGATGAGCTTCCAGCGTGGGGTGGGTGGCCGGCGCGAGATCGACCAATACGAGTGGCCGGACCGGAAGCCGCCCGTGTACGGTGGTAGGGTGATCGTCGATCCGCTCAACCGAGCCTGGGTCCAGCGACACGTGGATGCGGGTGAGCCCACGACGTACGATCTCTTCGACCGGGCCGGCTCCCTGACCGGTACGGTCACGCTCGATCACGGCAAGCGGGTCATCGGGTTTGGAAGCAACTCGGTGTACGTGGTCACCTACGACGAGTTCGACCTGAACTACCTGGAGAGGTACGCGTTGCCGTCGACCTAGGCCCGGCGGCGATGTGGCCGAGTTGGGATTGGCACGGGGTATCGCTTGCGGGCGTGCGGTTCCGTCGACCTATTCCAGGTCCGGGCTTTGGTACTGTCGTGGAGGACGGAAGGGCGTGCGTGTTGGAGAATCCGCTTGACGGCCCCGCGGGCTGAGACCGCATGGTACCGCTGAGGGCTCATAGGCGATGGATCCCTGGGCTGGCGCTGCTGGCTCTAGCGGCTGGGCATGGTCCGCTCGAGGCCCAGAGGATCGTCGGTCGAGTGCTGGAAGAGGGAGGGGCTGGACCGGTCGCCGGTGCCATGGTGCGTCTCGTGAACGACACGGGAGTGACCGGTAGCGGCTGGCTCACCGCCGCGGACGGACGGTTTCGTCTGGAGGCTCCGGCGGGCGGCACCTACGAGATCCGTGTCGAGCGCATCGGTTTCGCGACCGTGGTCATCGGTGGCGTCAGCGTGGCCGACAACGGCATCGCATCGATCGACGTGACGGTCGAGACCGAGCCCATCACCCTCGAGGGCCTTCAGGTCGAAGCGGAGGCCGGACGGTGTCGAATAGACGAGTCCGGAGGAATGACCCAGGTCGTGTGGGACGAGGCCCGGAAGGCGCTCGCAGCCGCCACCTGGACTGAAGCCCAAGTGAACTTGCGTTTCGTAGTCTCGGTCTGGGACCGCCAGATCTCGCCCCGCACGAGCCAGATTCTGTTCGAGGAGCGGGAGCAGCGCGAGACCCTGGGAGCGAATTCCGTGCAGAGCCTGCCTCCTGAAGAGCTGGTGCGCGACGGCTACGTGCAGTCACATCCTGGATTCTTGTTCTACTATGCGCCCGACGCGGCGGTGCTGCTCTCGGATGAGTTCCTGGAGACCCACTGCTTCCGTGTAGTCGAGGACCAGGCAGACGGGTCCGCATTCGTCGGTTTGCGGTTCGAACCCGATCGCGAGCGTGACCGGCCGGATGTCGAAGGGGTCATTTGGCTCGACGAAGCGAGCGGCCGTCTCGACCGCGTGGAGTTCCGCTATACGGGGCTGCGGATCGCCGGTGCGAACCGTGCCCGCGGTGAAGTGCGATTCGCGCAGGTCGCCGATGGGCGGTGGATCGTTCGCGAGTGGTTCATCCAGGCGCCCATGGCGAGCGGACGCGTGGGTACGCCGGGCGCGATCCGCCGCGGCAACCGCTCGTTGATCCACGAAGTGGGGAATCGAGTCGAACTTGTCGAGGGGGCCGGTTTCTCCTGGACTCCGGATATCGTGCCGGCGACCGTCAGCGGGCTTGTCTTTGACAGTGTCTCCGGCGGCGTCTTACCCGGAGCCGAGGTGAGGATCGCGGGCAGGGCGGCACGGTCGAACTCGGATCTCTCGGGGCGCTTCGAGCTGCATGATGTGCACCCGGGTATGCACCGCCTGACATTCAGCCACCCTCGACTCGACTCTTTGGGCGTGACCCCTGGTTGGACCACCATCGTAGCCGAGTCGGGGGAGGAGCTCGAGGTGGATCTCGCGGTGCCGCGGTGGGAGACGTTGTTAGCCCTCTCGTGTGGCGAGCAAGGCGCGGGTGCGCTCGTGGGTGTGGTCCGTTCACGGGAGGGACTCACCATAGGCGGAGCGACGGTGGAGGTGCTCGACGCCCTCGGGCCGGACAGCTTACCGATCACCGACATCTCTGACCAGTACGGGGCCTACGTTCTGTGCGATGCCCCGGAGGGTGTGACCCGCGTTCGTGCGTCTCGTGGCGGATCCCGGTCGGAGGTAGCGGAAGCGAGCGTTCTGCCCGAATCTTTCGTCCAGATCGACCTCACGCTTCCGCCCCCGCCTGTTCGCCCCCTGGCGGTGCCTGGCGTCCTGAGGCCAGCGATCGTGGGCACTGTGCTCGCTCGGGAAAGTCGGCAGCCACTCCAGGATGTTGAAGTCCGGCTGCTCGACGAGGACGGCGAAGTCGTCGCCACCGACCTTTCAACCGCCGAAGGTGAGTTCAGGATGGTGCTCGACGATGGCCTGCCGGTCGCATACCTGAGCGTCGCGCGCCTCGGGTACACCGGCGCCGTGAGTGAGGCGCTGGATCTGAGTGAGGGCACGCGGCGGGTCGAGATTCTGCTCCCGTCCGAGGCGATCGAGATCGAACCGGTCATCGTGATCGTGGACGGCCGCGTCCCGCGACTCGAGCGAGAGGGCTTCTACGCCAGAGCGACCTCGATCCCGGGCCTCTTCCTCCGCCGGGACGACATCGACGCCGTCGCACCGGCGAGAACGAGCGACTTGCTCGAGCGGGCACCCGGAGTGCGCAGCTGGACCGACCCCCTCAGCGGCGACCTCAGGAGGCGCATCGTCTTCACGCGCCTCACGCTAGCGGGTGGCGACCGCTGCTACCCGTCGTTGTACGTGGACGGCGACATGGTGCGACTTGGGGGGTCGAGGAACGAGCCGGGTGCGCCGACGATCGAGGGCATCGAACCGCCGGCAGATGAGGACGTTCCCTCCCTGGACGAGCTGATCCCGCCACACGAGATCGAGGCAGTCGAGATGTACCCGACGCCCGGCCAGGTGCCGCAGCGATTTACCGGACTCGGCACGCGCTGCGGTGTGATCGTGGTGTGGACGCGTAGGGGCGGGGACGCCCGCTAGCTCCGTGCCGTTGGATGCACGCGTGGTGGTCCGTCAGCGCATCGGCTTGCCGGCCACGTACACCTGTTCGAGCGTCTGCGTATTGTTGATGTCGGTCATCGGCGAAGACGCGAGCACGATGAAGTCCGCCCACTTCCCGACCTCGAGCGTACCCACGTCCTCCAGGCCGAGACACGCCGCCGCACGGCTCGTCGCGGCGATCAGCGCCTGTTCTGGCTCCAGACCCGCGTCGACCATGAGCGCCAACTCGAGGTGCTCGAAGAACCCCGGGAAGCGCGCGGCCGGCCCGGCGTCCGTGCCGAACGTGACGGGGGCGCCTGCGTCGACGAGGAGCTTCAAATTCCGAAGAGCCTGCCGAAGCGCTACGCGGTAGCCGGCAGCTGCCGAGCTCTGTCTCATGCGCTCCATGAAGGCTGGCTCGCTCAGTCTGGCGACTTCTCGCTCGTCGGCCAATTCGGTGAAGAAATCATTGTCGAAGAAGTCGGGTCGTTCGGCATATACGAAGGTGCTCAGTTCGCGCGTGAGCGTCGGCACGTAACAAGCCCCGCTGTCGATGAGCGCGGCGATGAAAGCCTCGTCCACGTCGGTGTCGCGCACCGAGTGCGCCACCAGGCCTGTCCCCATCTCGAGCAGCCTCTTCGCGTCATCCAGGTAAAACACGTGCGTGGCGACGCGTAGGCCCCGTTCCTCACCGACGTCGAATACCGCTTGCACGGCATCCCACGGCATCTTCCGTCCCTCGCCGAGGTTGTCGTCGACGCGGAGCTTCAGCCAGTCGACGCCGGCTTCGGCGTTCGCGATCGCAGCCGCGCGTGCCGCGGCCGGGTCGCTCCCGGCGACCACGGAGCCGGCCGCGAGCAGTCGCGCCCGAGGGTCGGTCGGGGACGCGGCGTCACGAACGGCGATGACCGCGTCGCCATCACCCAGGCTGTTCACGGTAGTGACGCCGTACTTGGCGAAGAGCTCGAGATCCCCTCGGATGCGGTCCGATTCGCCGGTGACCCCCTCCTGCGCCCATCGGCCGCTGACGTGGCCGTGCGTGTCGATGAGACCAGGGATGATGAACTTGCCATCCAGCCTCACGATCTGCGCAAGCGAGGGCACGTCCCCTGCCGTGGCGATCGCGGTGATGCGGCCGTCCTCCACGATCATCGTGGCGTCGCGGATCGGCGCCGATCCGGTGCCGTCCCATACCGTCGCGCCGACGTAGGCGACGACCTGGGCGTCGAGTGAACCACTGCTCGCCAAGAGCGCGAGCGCGAGAGCCGGAAGAGAGCGTAGTGTAGTCATGTCCGCACCTTAGGTCGCCCGCGTCGCGCACGCAAAGGCTGGCGTCGATTCACTTTCCCCGACGAGGGCTGCTTGCTTGATGGAACGCGCGCTCCCATCGAAGTTGTTGGCGGCACGGCTCTCCTCCGTCACCGCACAGGCACGATGGCACGCACTCCAAGAAAGACGTCTCTGCTCGGAGAGCTGAAGCGGCGCAAAGTCTTCAAGATCGGCGCGACGTATTCGGTGGTGGCGTTCGTGGTCATCCAGGTGGCGGATGTACTGGAGGAGGCGCTCCGGCTACCCTACGGCACGCTCACGACGGTGACCGTTATCGCGATCCTCGGCTTCCCGATCGCCCTCCTACTCGCGTGGGCTTATGAACTGACGGATCAGGGCGTGATGAAGGACGAGGACCTCCCGCGAGAGAAGGCGCTGGTCACCGGAGCTCCGGCACTCACGGCGGGTGACGTCGAGCCCCGTTCGATCGCCGTACTGCCTTTCGCGAATCTGAGCGCGGACGACGACAGCGACTACTTCTCGGACGGCGTGACTGACGACATCATCACGAGCCTGTCTCGCATCCGTGACATCCGGGTGGTCTCGCGCACCTCCGTCATGCGCTACAAGGACAGCAAGGAGCCAATCGGTTCGATCGCGGCGGAGCTGCGAGTCGCGACCGTGCTCGAGGGGAGTGTTCGCAAGGCGAACGGTCGCGTTCGCATTTCGGCTCAGCTCATCGACGCCGTGGAGGATCGACACCTCTGGGTGGAGAGCTACGACCATCCCTTGGAGAACATCTTCGACATCCAGTCTGACGTGTCCCGCCAGATCGCCCAGGCACTCGCTGCGGAGCTGTCAGCCGAGGAGAAGGCGGGCCTCGAGCAGAAGCCCACCGCTGACGTGGAAGCGTACGACCTCTACTTGAAAGGTCGATACCTGTGGGGCCGGCGCACCGTCGACGGCTTGCAGAAGAGCATTCAGTATTTCGCCCGCGCCCTGGAACACGACCCCGAATTCGCTCTCGCGGAAGCCGGTCGCGCGGACAGCTACGTGACCCTAGGCATGTACGGCATGGGCGAGCCGGACGATGTGATGCCGCTCGCACGCGACTCCGCTACCCGGGCGCTCTCCCTGGCCCCGAGACTGGCGGAGGCGTGCACCGCGTTGGCAACCGTCAAAGCTCTCTACGACTGGGACTGGAGGGGCGCCGAGCAGGAGTTCCGTCACGCGATCGAGATCCAGCCCAACTATCCCGTCGCGCACCAGTGGCTGGCCTCGAACCTGCTCACGCCGTTGGGCCGGTTCGAAGAGGCGCGCGCGGCGAACCGAAGGGCCGGCGAACTCGATCCGCTGTCCGAGGCGATAGCCACGACATTCGGCGTGATTTCCCTTTATTCTGCCGAGTACGAGTCGGCGGTGCGGGTACTCTCCGAGGTGCTCGACGTGCACGACCGATTTGGAATGGCCGCGTTCTTCCGAGGGCAGGCGGAGATGGAGCTCGGGCTGTTGGACGACGCCGTGGACTCGTTGCGTCTCGCTTCGCAACTGACCGACTCGAGCAGTGAAGTGCTCGCGACGCTCGCGTGCGCCTACGCGGCAGGCGGCAAGACCGACGAGGCGCGTGACCTTTTGGCGTCGCTCGAAGCCCGTTCGGCGGAGGGCTATGGATCGCCGGTACTCAAGGCTCAGATTTACCTCGGGCTCGGCGAGCAAGATCGCGCGCTGGATCTGCTCGAGCAGGCGGTCGAAGTCCGTGCGGCCGACCTCGTTTGGCTCTGGGTGAGGCCCATCTACCGGCCGCTTCGGGGCAATCCTCGTTTCGAAGCCATCCTGGAGACGGTGGGACTGCGATCCGATTGAGCCGTCCGGGCGGGCCCCACCAGGGGCGCCGATTCGGCTGGCTACATTCCGGCGCGGCGTTCGACGATCGCGGAGTATACGAGCGCCCTGAGCTTGGCGTGGTCGTCGAGGCCGGTCGCCGGGATGATCTGCGTGAAGTACACCACGACGAGGTCCTCCACCGGATCGACCCAGTACGTGGAGTGGTACGCACCCCCCCAGCCGTAGTCCCCCACGGACCCGGCCTCGCCTCCGGCTCCCACGTCCGTACGCACACGGAAGCCCAGCCCGAACCCCACGCCCGCACCGGTCCGAATACCTAGGTGCCCGATGTGGTCGACAGTCATCAGTGCGACGGTGGACGGAGACAGGACCCGGGTCCCGTCCAGCTCCCCGCCGTTCAGCATCATCTGTAGGAATCGCCCGTAGTCTGCCGCCGTGGACAGGAGACCTGCTCCCCCCGAGAAGCTTTTCCGAGGTCCGTCGACGTATTGTCCCTGGGTCTGCATGCCGGGTCCGTCGGGGGCGCGCACGATCGCGCCGTCGGCGTCCTGATTGTACACGGCCGCCAATCGGTCTCGTTTGTCGTCCGGCAAATAGAAGTGCGTGTCTTTCATGCCCAGAGGATCGAGGATCCGGGTCTGCAGGAAGTCTTCCAGGGTAAGCCCGGAGACCTGCTCGATCACGGCGCCGAGAATGTCCGTGTTGTACCCGTAGACGAAACGTTCGCCCGGCTGCGCGTCGAAGGGGAGCTTGGCAAGGCGATCGACCGTGGCACGCACAGGCTCGTCCCTGTGGCCGAAGTACCATCCCTGGATGCCCTCCGCGCCCCACGCGCTGGCAGCCGGTCCGTACCCATATCCGATCCCGGCCGTATGCGTCAGCAGGTCGCGCACGGTGATCGGGCGGTTCCCGTCGACGATCTCGCGGCCCCCACCCTCGCTGCGCACCGCCACCTTGTGATTCGCGAATGCCGGAAGGTATTTCTCCACGCGATCTGAGATCAGGAGCGCGCCGTCTTCCTGGAGCGCGAGAATCCCCACACTCACCAGTGCCTTGGTCTGGGACGCGATACGGAATATCGCGTCCGGCTCCATCGGGGCGCCGGCTTCGACGTCCCGCGCGCCTAACGCTTCGAGGTAGGCCACCTTGCCGTCCCTCAGCACCATCGCGACCACACCCGACAGGCGGTCGGCGTTGACGTAGTCCTGGAGTGCTTGCGTCAGGCGCTCGAGTCGCTCCGACGACATGCCGACGTCTTCGGGCGACGTGTGCCGGAGACTCTGAGCCTGAAGGAGGGTCGTAGCTGCCAGGACGGCGACGATCGCAGCCAGGACGGGACGGCGGACGCTTCGCATGGGGCTCCTCGGTTCCGGTGGTCGACCCCTCAATTGGGCGCCGTCGGCGGACGGGCGCCAGCGTCGGGACGGCTGACCGGCTGGTTGCCGATGCCGCCCGCGTTCGCACAGGCCCAGTTCGCTACTGCCCGCATGGCAACCGAGTCCGGCGCGGCCGGTGCGCGCCAGGCGCGCTCGTTCAGCCGGCTATCGAGTTTCTTGCCCTCTTCGTCGAAGTCGGTGGACTCCCACACGGAGTAGCGTCCGGTCGAACAGCGGATCTCCAGCACCTCTGCGGTCGACGCGTACGCGTCGTAGCCCTCGGTCGGAAGCCCGGCTGCCCTCCGCCAGGCGACCAGGCGACGCCGCTCAGGCTCGCGCTGTCGGACGAGCATGCGATTGATGATCACACGATGCACCCTCAGGGAGTCGACGTCCCCTGGAGATGCAGCGAGAGAACCCGGGTTGACCAGGAAGTCGTAGTCGGGACCCGAGTGTACCCTGCGCCAGTCGTCGAACTGGGCGGCGGCGGCAATCGGTGCGACCAAGGAGAGTATCACCACGCCGGCCGCTATCGCACAGATTCTGAACTGTCCGTTCATGTCCACTGCCCAGCGCTACCAGAAGCGTGATCGATAGCCCAACATCGCGTGGATGGTTCTCCTCGGCCATTGACCCGGGCTCGTGACGCGTAGCGTCCCGAAGGGCTCTGCGGGAGAGCCCGGGCCCCGAATCGCGACGCCGCTGCGCGATGTCGCGATTCGGCTAATCGACGAACGCCCACAGCCAGGTACGGCTCTTGGCATCCAGCTTTTCTGGATCCGCGACGTGATACAGGTCGCCGGCTACGTCTCGGATCACGATCCCCCCGCCCGGCACCTCCATCGGCCAGTCGTCGAGACGACGAGGAGAGACGATGGATCAACCGCGCAACCGCCATGTGAGCGGCCCACCCCCCTTTCCGATCACCCTTCTAGTACGCCGCCAGCTCCACCATCGCCTCGAGCACGTCGGGCGCTTGCGGCAGGATGACGTTCTCGAGCTGTGGCGCGTAGGCGACCCAGGTGTCCATCGACGCCACGCGCTTCACCGGCCCGTCCAGCCAGGGGAAGAGATCGTCGGCGATGCGCGCCGCGATCTCCGCTCCGATGCCCCAGGACAGACTGTCCTCGTGCACGATCAAGACCCTGTTGGTCTTCTTCACCGAATCCGCGATGCGCTCCATGTCGAGCGGCTTCACAGTGCGCAGATCGATCACTTCTGCCTCGATGCCGTTCTGCTCCGACGCCATCTTCGCCGCGTCGAGGCTCCGTTTCACTAGCGCGCCACACGTGACCACCGTGATGTCCGAGCCTTCACGTCGGACCTTCGCTTTCCCGAACGGGATCATGTACTCGGGCCCCGGATTGCGGCCCTTGTTGTAGACCTGGCGGTAGAGGTGCTTGTGCTCGAGGAAGAGCACAGGGTCCTCACAACGGATCGCGGTGCGCAGGAGACCGTTCGCGTCTTCTGCGGTCGCCGGCATGCAGACATACAGTCCGGGGCAGTGCGTGAAGAGCGTTTCACCCGTCTGCGAATGGTAGATCCCTCCACCCTTCAGGTAGCCGCCGTACGGAGTGCGGATCACCATCGGAGAGGAAAACGCGCCGTTCGACCGGTAGCGCATGGTCGCGAGCTCGTTCCGGATCTGCATCATCGCCGTCCAGATGTAGTCGAAGAACTGGATCTCGACGACGGGCTTCATGCCGCGGAGGGCTAGCCCGATGCCGCGTCCTACGATGTTCGCCTCCGCGAGCGGAGCGTTGTACACACGCTC contains:
- a CDS encoding HipA N-terminal domain-containing protein, whose protein sequence is MGMLATRGNGEFRFVYDRDWTIPLSGQLPIHPEGIASYEGPAMPAFFENLLPEGWTERVVLRHSERSYSGRR
- a CDS encoding aquaporin family protein — translated: MARYLTELIGTFFLVFTIGMTAVAGLAAAPIAIGCTLMVMVYMGGHVSGAHYNPAVSVAIFLRGKLEGSELVPYIAAQILGSWLAGGAVLVITGSTFAPAPGTDYGTLSVLMAEVLVTFALVLVILNVATAKATEGNSYYGLAIGFTVLAGVYAVGPVSGGAFNPAVGIGPIIVDLLAGDGSMGNLWFYIVGPLAGASLAVPVFRMQNPEGSEG
- a CDS encoding carboxypeptidase regulatory-like domain-containing protein; the protein is MVPLRAHRRWIPGLALLALAAGHGPLEAQRIVGRVLEEGGAGPVAGAMVRLVNDTGVTGSGWLTAADGRFRLEAPAGGTYEIRVERIGFATVVIGGVSVADNGIASIDVTVETEPITLEGLQVEAEAGRCRIDESGGMTQVVWDEARKALAAATWTEAQVNLRFVVSVWDRQISPRTSQILFEEREQRETLGANSVQSLPPEELVRDGYVQSHPGFLFYYAPDAAVLLSDEFLETHCFRVVEDQADGSAFVGLRFEPDRERDRPDVEGVIWLDEASGRLDRVEFRYTGLRIAGANRARGEVRFAQVADGRWIVREWFIQAPMASGRVGTPGAIRRGNRSLIHEVGNRVELVEGAGFSWTPDIVPATVSGLVFDSVSGGVLPGAEVRIAGRAARSNSDLSGRFELHDVHPGMHRLTFSHPRLDSLGVTPGWTTIVAESGEELEVDLAVPRWETLLALSCGEQGAGALVGVVRSREGLTIGGATVEVLDALGPDSLPITDISDQYGAYVLCDAPEGVTRVRASRGGSRSEVAEASVLPESFVQIDLTLPPPPVRPLAVPGVLRPAIVGTVLARESRQPLQDVEVRLLDEDGEVVATDLSTAEGEFRMVLDDGLPVAYLSVARLGYTGAVSEALDLSEGTRRVEILLPSEAIEIEPVIVIVDGRVPRLEREGFYARATSIPGLFLRRDDIDAVAPARTSDLLERAPGVRSWTDPLSGDLRRRIVFTRLTLAGGDRCYPSLYVDGDMVRLGGSRNEPGAPTIEGIEPPADEDVPSLDELIPPHEIEAVEMYPTPGQVPQRFTGLGTRCGVIVVWTRRGGDAR
- a CDS encoding amidohydrolase family protein; translated protein: MTTLRSLPALALALLASSGSLDAQVVAYVGATVWDGTGSAPIRDATMIVEDGRITAIATAGDVPSLAQIVRLDGKFIIPGLIDTHGHVSGRWAQEGVTGESDRIRGDLELFAKYGVTTVNSLGDGDAVIAVRDAASPTDPRARLLAAGSVVAGSDPAAARAAAIANAEAGVDWLKLRVDDNLGEGRKMPWDAVQAVFDVGEERGLRVATHVFYLDDAKRLLEMGTGLVAHSVRDTDVDEAFIAALIDSGACYVPTLTRELSTFVYAERPDFFDNDFFTELADEREVARLSEPAFMERMRQSSAAAGYRVALRQALRNLKLLVDAGAPVTFGTDAGPAARFPGFFEHLELALMVDAGLEPEQALIAATSRAAACLGLEDVGTLEVGKWADFIVLASSPMTDINNTQTLEQVYVAGKPMR
- a CDS encoding beta-lactamase family protein, which codes for MRSVRRPVLAAIVAVLAATTLLQAQSLRHTSPEDVGMSSERLERLTQALQDYVNADRLSGVVAMVLRDGKVAYLEALGARDVEAGAPMEPDAIFRIASQTKALVSVGILALQEDGALLISDRVEKYLPAFANHKVAVRSEGGGREIVDGNRPITVRDLLTHTAGIGYGYGPAASAWGAEGIQGWYFGHRDEPVRATVDRLAKLPFDAQPGERFVYGYNTDILGAVIEQVSGLTLEDFLQTRILDPLGMKDTHFYLPDDKRDRLAAVYNQDADGAIVRAPDGPGMQTQGQYVDGPRKSFSGGAGLLSTAADYGRFLQMMLNGGELDGTRVLSPSTVALMTVDHIGHLGIRTGAGVGFGLGFRVRTDVGAGGEAGSVGDYGWGGAYHSTYWVDPVEDLVVVYFTQIIPATGLDDHAKLRALVYSAIVERRAGM